In the genome of Pseudomonas protegens, one region contains:
- a CDS encoding HAMP domain-containing sensor histidine kinase: protein MRNGLGLKWVISGSFLLLIAVVLLIYSLLLPEYSVRGLLYTASAMMEEEAQYFARHYKKDPTTPPPHNYFYTSVIGKEALPEKIRQMLDTPPSLSFGAVQVFGDLDSDNEDEGRAVLAQPLSDGKTLYMYDVDHDQEEGGEVETPLSDAYLDRELRGVNFISLAVFVPALIIIALLVWWLVRPLERLAQWSSTLKDADAVSSQRPNFGFKEFNVLAGALAQSVQQVQAASLREGRLLRYTSHELRTPLAVLKANIELLTLQSGGVLPPPLQRIERSVLNMQRIAETLLWMSRELPEALPEEAIDMSGLVTELIEEHRYLIGTRDIELLLDISSDPCRLPLTACRIVVGNFLRNALQYADEGRVEINFQYPQLRIVNLIRETKQLEPSSDFGYGLGLELMRQLCARLGWHIEVLVEQQRFSVTLDFDAAASVEEPPAAQSAPEVQR from the coding sequence ATGCGTAACGGTCTGGGCCTGAAATGGGTGATCAGCGGCAGCTTCCTGCTGCTGATCGCCGTCGTCTTGCTGATCTACAGCCTGCTGCTGCCCGAATACAGCGTGCGCGGCCTGCTCTACACCGCCAGCGCCATGATGGAAGAGGAAGCCCAGTACTTCGCCAGGCACTACAAGAAGGACCCCACCACCCCGCCGCCGCACAACTACTTCTATACCAGCGTCATCGGCAAGGAAGCCCTGCCGGAGAAAATCCGTCAGATGCTGGATACCCCGCCCAGCCTGTCCTTCGGCGCGGTGCAAGTGTTCGGCGACCTGGATTCCGATAACGAGGATGAAGGGCGGGCGGTGCTGGCCCAGCCGCTTAGCGACGGCAAGACCCTGTACATGTACGACGTCGACCACGATCAGGAAGAGGGCGGCGAAGTGGAAACGCCGCTGTCCGACGCCTACCTCGACCGCGAGCTGCGCGGCGTCAACTTCATCAGCCTGGCGGTATTCGTCCCGGCACTGATCATCATTGCCCTGCTGGTGTGGTGGCTGGTTCGGCCACTGGAGCGCCTGGCCCAATGGTCCTCGACTCTCAAGGATGCGGATGCGGTGTCCAGCCAGCGGCCGAATTTCGGTTTCAAGGAGTTCAACGTGCTGGCCGGTGCCCTGGCCCAAAGCGTGCAGCAGGTGCAGGCCGCCAGCCTGCGCGAAGGTCGCCTGCTGCGCTACACCAGCCATGAACTGCGCACCCCGCTGGCGGTGCTCAAGGCCAATATCGAACTGCTGACCCTGCAATCCGGCGGCGTCCTGCCGCCGCCCCTGCAGCGGATCGAGCGCTCGGTATTGAACATGCAGCGCATCGCCGAAACCCTCCTCTGGATGAGCCGGGAACTGCCTGAAGCCTTGCCAGAAGAAGCCATCGACATGAGCGGCCTGGTCACGGAGTTGATCGAGGAACACCGCTACTTGATCGGTACGCGGGACATCGAACTGCTGCTGGACATCAGCAGCGACCCCTGCCGCCTGCCCCTCACCGCCTGTCGCATCGTGGTGGGCAACTTCCTGCGCAATGCCCTGCAATACGCCGATGAAGGCCGCGTCGAAATCAATTTCCAATACCCACAACTGCGCATCGTCAACCTGATCCGCGAAACCAAGCAGCTGGAGCCCTCCAGCGACTTCGGATACGGCTTGGGGCTGGAACTGATGCGCCAGCTGTGCGCCCGACTCGGCTGGCACATTGAAGTCCTGGTGGAACAACAACGCTTCAGCGTCACCCTGGACTTCGACGCGGCTGCGTCCGTCGAGGAACCTCCTGCTGCGCAGAGCGCCCCAGAGGTACAGCGTTGA
- a CDS encoding LysR family transcriptional regulator, with amino-acid sequence MATYNLRQLKYFITTVECGSVAEASRKLYIAQPSISTAIKGLEDSFGVQLLIRHHALGVSLTPSGARFYRKAQELLRMAKEFEQNALADNDVVSGQIDIGCFETVAPLYLPQLIAGFSALYPGVEIRIRDGEQQELVQGLTGGAFDLVILYEHELDGTIETEPLMPPQRPYALLPADHRYAQQAQVSLRDLSLEPMILLDVQPSRTYFVSLFEELGLTPQIAFSSPSIEMVRGMVGQGFGFSILVTRPHSQCSYDGKPVVCVDIVEDVTGSGLVAAWLKRGQLTKPARLFADYCKEHLAR; translated from the coding sequence GTGGCCACCTACAATCTGCGTCAACTCAAGTACTTCATCACCACCGTCGAGTGCGGCAGCGTCGCCGAGGCGTCGCGCAAGCTGTATATCGCCCAGCCGTCGATCTCCACCGCCATCAAGGGCCTGGAGGACAGCTTCGGTGTGCAGTTGCTGATTCGTCATCACGCCCTGGGCGTGTCCCTGACCCCAAGCGGTGCACGCTTCTATCGCAAGGCCCAGGAACTGCTGCGCATGGCCAAGGAGTTCGAACAGAACGCCCTGGCCGACAATGATGTGGTGTCCGGACAGATCGACATCGGCTGCTTTGAAACCGTGGCGCCGCTGTACCTGCCGCAGTTGATCGCCGGTTTCAGCGCGCTCTATCCCGGCGTGGAGATCCGCATCCGCGACGGTGAGCAACAGGAACTGGTGCAAGGCCTGACCGGCGGCGCCTTCGATCTGGTGATCCTGTATGAACATGAGTTGGACGGCACCATCGAGACCGAACCGCTGATGCCGCCGCAACGCCCCTATGCGCTGTTGCCGGCCGATCATCGCTACGCCCAACAGGCCCAAGTTTCGCTGCGGGACCTGAGCCTGGAGCCAATGATCCTGCTGGATGTGCAACCCAGCCGGACCTACTTTGTCAGCCTGTTCGAGGAGTTGGGGCTGACACCGCAGATCGCCTTCAGCTCGCCTTCCATCGAGATGGTGCGGGGCATGGTGGGCCAGGGCTTCGGCTTTTCGATCCTGGTGACCCGCCCCCACTCCCAGTGCTCCTACGACGGCAAGCCGGTGGTGTGCGTGGATATCGTCGAGGACGTGACCGGCTCCGGCCTGGTCGCCGCCTGGCTCAAGCGTGGCCAGTTGACCAAGCCGGCGCGCCTGTTTGCCGACTATTGCAAGGAACACCTGGCTCGCTGA
- a CDS encoding LuxR C-terminal-related transcriptional regulator → MTELSSLQRSASAVIPALEGRFYRPPLPDGYVQRPRLCERLSAGLKGRLLLVSAPAGFGKSSLAVEFCQGLPGDWQSLWLGLSRRDSDPGRFLERLLAGLQQYFPQLGRQSLGLLKMRQRHQPFAFEEWLDGLLDELAQHLCGSTPLLLVLDDYHLAQGPVLDRCLQFFLNHLPDGLVVLVTSRQRPDWHLARLRLSRQLLELNEQDLRLTHDESLSLLDRHSSALRGEALESLIQRSEGWVAGLRFWLLAASEAGALGTLPQRLHGGEGLIRDYLLEEVIDCLPAEVQAFLYDTAPQERFCAELCDALREAHDSADILGFLQAHQVFLVPLDEHGHWYRYHHLFSDLLRTRPTANALVPAATLHLRACRWFNAQGLLDEAVEQALRAGHLDVAANLVQNLSEEQLLAEQNVGMLLRWKMDLPDSLLISTPRLIVLYSWALGLACQLDAAEELADHLSRFLPAPSATAQKSMLAQWLALSGIIARGRGQRERTLAYCGEALESLPHKRYGQRLMCLSTLSNLAITDADLWRARSLNRESLELAQRVGNPLFEALAHYDRARVLQARGEVLRALEEVHQGLRRLQGLSAQRLYAVRARLTLYEGYLLTLRAQPETGLLRLQAGLVEARACRDISVLIAHCVIAKQEGLRGEFARAFAELAEAERLMHIWDVPPIYYLAMITLVKCELWLTQGRTDLAEAWLGRLGQTYTGEQAAAPPEFHPQLPLHIELQQARLDAIKGDVARAEQRLRRLEEHGRQSGRQLLSVMALTQKAQLLLALGRGPEARQDLLQALEAAVGGALQPFEGLIAEHPGWMREQLQHGVPTALTQALLERLPAAPRELAEVAASSESLSSRELSVLQLIAQGCSNQEISERLFISLHTVKTHASHINSKLGVERRTQAVARAQELGLLG, encoded by the coding sequence CTGTCAGGGTTTGCCGGGGGACTGGCAGAGCCTGTGGCTGGGGTTGAGCCGCCGGGACAGCGATCCCGGGCGCTTCCTGGAGCGTCTGCTGGCAGGCTTGCAGCAATACTTTCCCCAACTGGGCCGGCAGTCTCTCGGGCTGTTGAAAATGCGCCAGCGCCATCAGCCCTTCGCCTTTGAAGAGTGGCTCGACGGCCTGCTGGACGAGCTGGCACAGCATCTGTGCGGCAGTACACCGCTGCTGCTGGTGCTGGATGACTATCACCTGGCCCAGGGCCCGGTGCTGGACCGCTGCTTGCAGTTCTTTCTCAATCACCTGCCCGATGGCCTGGTGGTGCTGGTCACCAGTCGCCAGCGTCCGGACTGGCATCTGGCGCGGCTGCGGCTGTCGCGACAGTTGCTGGAACTCAATGAACAGGACCTGCGCCTGACCCATGACGAATCCCTGAGCCTGTTGGATCGGCACAGCAGCGCCTTGCGTGGCGAGGCCCTGGAAAGCCTGATCCAGCGCAGCGAGGGCTGGGTGGCGGGGTTGCGTTTCTGGCTGCTGGCGGCGTCCGAGGCCGGTGCGCTGGGCACCTTGCCCCAGAGGCTGCATGGCGGCGAAGGGCTGATCCGCGATTACCTACTGGAGGAGGTCATCGATTGTCTGCCCGCCGAGGTCCAGGCGTTCCTCTATGACACGGCGCCCCAGGAGCGTTTTTGCGCCGAACTCTGCGACGCCCTGCGCGAGGCCCATGACAGTGCCGACATCCTCGGGTTTCTGCAGGCCCACCAGGTGTTTCTGGTGCCGCTGGACGAACACGGGCACTGGTATCGCTATCACCACCTGTTTTCCGATCTGTTGCGCACCCGCCCCACGGCCAATGCCCTGGTGCCGGCCGCCACTCTGCATCTGCGGGCCTGTCGCTGGTTCAATGCCCAGGGGCTGCTGGATGAAGCGGTGGAACAGGCGCTGCGTGCCGGGCACCTGGATGTGGCGGCCAACCTGGTGCAGAACCTGTCGGAGGAGCAACTGCTGGCGGAGCAGAATGTCGGCATGCTGCTGCGCTGGAAGATGGACCTGCCCGACAGCCTGTTGATCAGCACGCCGCGCCTGATCGTGCTTTACAGCTGGGCCCTGGGCCTGGCCTGCCAGCTGGATGCCGCGGAAGAGCTGGCCGATCACTTGAGTCGTTTCTTGCCGGCGCCTTCGGCCACCGCGCAGAAGTCGATGCTGGCGCAATGGCTGGCCCTGAGCGGGATCATCGCCCGTGGTCGCGGGCAGCGGGAAAGAACCCTGGCCTATTGCGGTGAAGCTCTGGAGAGCCTGCCGCACAAGCGTTACGGGCAACGCCTGATGTGCCTGTCGACCCTGTCCAATCTGGCGATTACCGACGCCGACCTGTGGCGCGCCCGCAGTCTCAATCGCGAATCCCTGGAGCTGGCGCAACGGGTTGGCAATCCGCTGTTCGAGGCCCTGGCCCATTACGATCGGGCCCGGGTTCTGCAGGCGCGAGGCGAGGTGCTCAGAGCCCTGGAGGAGGTGCACCAGGGGCTGCGACGGTTGCAGGGGCTGTCGGCTCAACGGCTGTACGCGGTGCGGGCCCGGCTGACCCTGTATGAAGGTTATCTGTTGACGCTGCGGGCTCAGCCGGAAACCGGTCTGCTGCGACTTCAGGCCGGGCTGGTGGAGGCCCGGGCCTGTCGCGATATCAGCGTGCTGATCGCCCACTGCGTGATCGCCAAGCAGGAGGGCTTGCGAGGCGAGTTTGCCCGGGCCTTTGCCGAGCTCGCCGAAGCCGAGCGCCTGATGCACATCTGGGACGTGCCGCCGATCTACTATCTGGCAATGATTACCCTGGTCAAATGCGAGCTCTGGCTGACTCAGGGACGCACCGACCTGGCCGAAGCCTGGCTGGGCCGCCTGGGCCAGACCTACACCGGCGAACAGGCGGCGGCACCGCCTGAGTTTCACCCGCAACTGCCGTTGCATATCGAGCTGCAGCAGGCCCGGCTGGACGCCATCAAGGGCGACGTCGCCAGGGCCGAACAACGTTTGCGGCGGCTGGAGGAGCATGGTCGGCAGAGTGGTCGGCAGCTGTTGAGCGTGATGGCCCTGACCCAGAAGGCTCAGTTGCTGTTGGCGCTCGGGCGTGGCCCCGAGGCCCGCCAGGATTTGCTCCAGGCTCTGGAAGCGGCGGTGGGTGGCGCGTTGCAGCCTTTCGAGGGGCTGATTGCCGAGCATCCCGGCTGGATGCGCGAGCAGTTGCAGCATGGCGTGCCGACTGCCTTGACCCAGGCGCTGTTGGAGCGGTTGCCCGCCGCTCCTCGGGAGCTTGCCGAAGTGGCGGCGTCCAGCGAATCCTTGAGCTCCAGGGAGTTGTCGGTGCTGCAGTTGATCGCTCAGGGCTGCTCCAACCAGGAGATCAGTGAGCGACTGTTCATTTCCCTGCATACGGTCAAGACCCACGCCAGCCATATCAACAGCAAGCTGGGGGTGGAGCGCCGCACCCAGGCGGTGGCCCGGGCCCAGGAGCTGGGGCTGCTGGGCTAG
- a CDS encoding response regulator transcription factor, giving the protein MHINLLLVEDNLDLANTIIEYLEISGIVCDHASNGQTGLNLALNQHYDVILLDIMLPRLDGQQLCQQLRQHGSQTPILMLTSLDALSDKLASFAAGADDYLVKPFELAELVARIRALSMRRSGQASRLQVADLIMDLTTRKVSRAGQELHLSPICWTLLECLMRASPEPVTRERLEATIWGDEPPDSNTLKVHMHRLRKTVDKSFGQPLIHTLPGIGIQLRSHA; this is encoded by the coding sequence GTGCATATCAACCTGCTGCTGGTCGAGGACAACCTCGACCTGGCAAATACCATCATCGAATACCTGGAAATCAGCGGCATCGTCTGCGACCACGCCAGCAACGGCCAGACCGGCCTTAACCTGGCTCTGAACCAGCACTACGACGTGATCCTCCTCGACATCATGCTGCCGCGACTGGACGGCCAGCAGTTGTGCCAACAGTTGCGCCAGCACGGCAGCCAGACGCCGATCCTGATGCTCACCTCACTGGACGCCCTTTCCGACAAGCTCGCCAGCTTTGCCGCCGGGGCCGACGACTACCTGGTCAAACCCTTCGAGCTGGCGGAGCTGGTCGCTCGCATCCGCGCCCTGAGCATGCGCCGCAGCGGCCAGGCCAGCCGCCTGCAAGTGGCCGACCTGATCATGGACCTGACCACCCGCAAGGTCAGCCGCGCGGGCCAGGAACTGCACCTGTCACCCATTTGCTGGACATTGCTGGAATGCCTGATGCGCGCCAGCCCGGAACCCGTGACCCGGGAACGCCTGGAAGCGACCATCTGGGGCGATGAGCCGCCGGACAGCAACACCCTCAAGGTGCACATGCACCGGCTGCGCAAGACCGTGGACAAATCCTTCGGCCAACCGCTGATCCACACCCTCCCCGGTATTGGCATACAGCTGAGGTCACATGCGTAA